A part of Hemicordylus capensis ecotype Gifberg chromosome 16, rHemCap1.1.pri, whole genome shotgun sequence genomic DNA contains:
- the LOC128338592 gene encoding forkhead box protein E3-like, producing the protein MEKTASAGAAPAEEPAAPGKEGAGGDAEALPKPPYSYVALIAMALQDSPEQRLPLSGIYRSIAQRFPYYRLSQKGWQNSVRHNLSLNECFLKVPRREGAGRRGNDWVLDPAFRGMFEQGNYRRRRRIRRPALGVPSEAPPPPPPPAACLPYSEPPPPPPAPFYLPYHHHHHHPSSPPAAYLLSAPAVGQQRQPYPFSSCSPPGMGPIGGYGPPPCSRFLLPDGAAAQQASSPLSSASSSSCGAGSFASFRHSPQVSFLQCWNWRDAACTGMDL; encoded by the coding sequence ATGGAGAAAACCGCGAGCGCCGGAGCTGCCCCGGCGGAGGAGCCGGCGGCGCCGGGAAAGGAGGGCGCCGGTGGCGACGCCGAAGCCCTGCCGAAGCCGCCTTACTCGTACGTGGCCCTGATCGCCATGGCCCTGCAAGACAGCCCCGAGCAGCGCCTGCCCCTGAGCGGCATCTACCGCTCCATCGCGCAGCGCTTCCCTTACTACCGGCTGAGCCAAAAGGGCTGGCAGAACAGCGTGCGCCACAACCTCAGCCTCAACGAGTGTTTCCTGAAGGTGCCGCGGCGCGAGGGAGCGGGGCGCCGCGGCAACGACTGGGTGCTGGATCCGGCCTTCCGGGGCATGTTCGAGCAGGGCAACTACCGCCGCCGGAGGCGCATCAGGAGACCCGCGCTGGGGGTCCCCTCCGAGgcgcctccgcctccgcctccgcctGCGGCTTGCTTGCCCTACtcggagccgccgccgccgccgcctgctccctTCTACCtgccttatcatcatcatcaccaccacccgaGTTCTCCTCCGGCTGCCTACCTGTTGTCTGCGCCGGCGGTGGGGCAGCAGCGCCAGCCTTATCCattcagcagctgcagcccccCAGGGATGGGGCCCATCGGCGGCTATGGACCACCACCCTGCTCCAGGTTCCTGCTCCCAGACGGGGCTGCTGCGCAGCAGGCATCCAGCCCCCTCTCCTCCGCCTCCTCGTCCTCCTGTGGGGCAGGATCTTTCGCCTCCTTCCGTCACTCCCCCCAAGTGTCGTTCTTGCAGTGCTGGAATTGGCGGGACGCAGCCTGCACCGGGATGGACCTTTGA